In Verrucomicrobiota bacterium, a single window of DNA contains:
- a CDS encoding site-specific DNA-methyltransferase — protein sequence MKIAQHFRDTNDVTLFRGDCVELLRKIHDESAQLVVTSPPYNVGKEYEKEVTIEDYLKFQRVVIEECVRIVRPGGSICWQVGNHVNGHGQMIPLDILLHPLFAEYASTDVIRLRNRIVWHFEHGLHCKNRFSGRHETILWYSKGDKYVFNLDAVRIPQKYPGKLAYKGDRRGQYSCNPLGKNPGDVWIIPNVKNNHVEKTSHPCQFPIEIPERLILALAKEGDLVVDPFLGVGTVAVAAVLHERRVAGADIKEKYLAVARKRISAAIAGHLKRRPFGQPVYQPKPNSPLTTSPWIARSQPKSYFTNAR from the coding sequence ATGAAAATAGCCCAGCACTTTCGGGATACAAATGACGTGACGTTATTTCGCGGTGATTGCGTTGAGTTGCTGCGTAAGATCCACGACGAATCGGCTCAACTTGTTGTCACTTCCCCGCCTTACAACGTGGGAAAGGAATACGAAAAGGAAGTCACGATTGAAGACTACTTGAAGTTCCAGCGCGTGGTTATCGAGGAGTGCGTCAGGATCGTGCGGCCCGGTGGGAGCATTTGTTGGCAGGTCGGGAACCACGTCAACGGGCACGGACAGATGATCCCGCTGGATATCTTGCTCCACCCGCTGTTCGCAGAGTATGCGAGCACGGACGTCATCCGACTCCGTAACCGAATTGTGTGGCATTTCGAGCACGGACTTCACTGCAAGAATCGGTTTTCCGGCAGGCACGAGACGATCCTCTGGTATTCAAAGGGCGACAAATACGTGTTCAATCTCGACGCGGTGCGAATCCCTCAGAAGTATCCGGGCAAGCTCGCTTACAAGGGGGATCGCCGTGGTCAGTATTCCTGCAATCCACTTGGCAAGAACCCCGGCGATGTTTGGATCATTCCGAACGTGAAAAACAACCACGTCGAAAAGACCTCCCATCCTTGCCAGTTTCCGATTGAGATTCCAGAGCGGCTCATTCTCGCGCTCGCTAAAGAAGGAGATTTGGTAGTCGATCCATTCCTTGGTGTCGGCACTGTGGCCGTCGCGGCTGTGCTTCACGAGAGGCGTGTGGCGGGTGCCGACATCAAGGAGAAGTATCTGGCCGTCGCACGAAAGCGTATCTCCGCCGCCATTGCGGGCCACCTCAAGCGTCGGCCATTTGGCCAGCCAGTTTACCAGCCGAAGCCAAACTCGCCTCTGACAACCTCGCCTTGGATCGCAAGGTCCCAGCCGAAATCCTACTTTACCAACGCCCGATAA